The sequence below is a genomic window from Phoenix dactylifera cultivar Barhee BC4 chromosome 8, palm_55x_up_171113_PBpolish2nd_filt_p, whole genome shotgun sequence.
AACCATAGCCTTGGCACCCTATGATGCCCCCATTTTCGTTCTTATAAACCCTaagttcctcccttcttcccttTACCCACCCATTCTGTTCTTAATCTAACCTTAATCTTCTACAATTATGTTTAAGTTCTCTTTATGCTGAATACGTTTATGCCTTATCAATATCGGCATTTTCCTTTTACCTAAAGTTtgataccttggttgttgttgtgattatctttccttctttttagaTATTGTTTGATTTGCTTTGAATCGTGTAGGGGGACAGGTAGTGGCTGATCGCTTCTATATTGCATGATGCGGCTGCCTTGGGATGGAAATAATTCTCTAAGTGGCTTTCCACCTTCTTCTTTGAGTGCCTTTGCAACGAGATGGCTTGTACCGAGCacacaattttttaatttttatttttttatatccaAATCAAAActctattaattttttattttcaaccaCAAATTAAGAAAATTGTGAAAATTAGGTTCTAATGAACCAAAAAACTCTCAAAACTTTACAAACATCAAATGAAATACACGAATTAAAGGATTGGTGCATCACAACAATAGGATTCCATTTTTCAATCCATAAAACACATGGAAAACATCATGCCTCTGATAATCCAAAAACAAATTTTACACCCCAAtttatcaacataaaagaaaatactGAAACTTTAACATCCGATGTGTAATATAGAATTCAATCATGAAATAAGAGAAGGGTTTCAGGCCTAACAAAAATTTGGTTATTAAATtagtcaaaaaaaattataattgttagcTTATGCTTTTGCAAGAAATTAATATAGATTTCTTTATGCCTACACACCATCATGAATTAGTCCTCTCTCTTATACCACGTGTCAGCTAAATTGTTGTACTGAAACCGATCATGATCACACGTAGGACAATAgtattgaaaataaaaatttgctaTTAGCTAAAAGCCATTTCTttaatgcataattttttttctctttataatAACTTAAACCATATACGGTATATATCACACATTAATCTTGGAGCTACAAAAGAGTCCACTAATATTCTAGAGTAATTGTCTGAGTGTTTATTAGCAAGAGCATTGAATATTCCTAAGTGTTTCAAATAATTTACCGTTATGAGCAAGATTACTAAGGTGTATAGTGACTACACGGCTCCTCTAATTGATATAATGATCTCGTGATCACACCCAGGCATACCATCATATTGAATGGTCAATATTAGCAATTTACATCTGAAATCACTGTTAAGAGTTGAGATAAAAACCAAGTTGCCCAAGTTATAAGTGGTTCCTTAACCTAAAAGGCATGATACCTTGCTGCATTCTGGATATCAGCAAAGTTGTGGCCCAACCCACGTATCAATAGTGACGTCTCAGACTATATGGAGCATATTAGTTGACTTGGATATGGATAAAGTTTTAGCTATAGAATGGAATCTATCATATAGCATTGTATTCATATTAGAACAACAATATGATCAAGCTTAAGCTGTTACTTAAATTTtagtaataattaattatttttttaaaaaaacgtacgaatggaaatttttttttttaaaaaaaaagtgcatGATATGATAGAAGATTTTAATGGATCATGATTTTATTTAAGTAAGAGTTTGATATTACATTATTTCTCCAATATCCAATATGAGGATATGGGATTATTGGATAACACGGAGATCAGCGAGTTTCATCTCGACTCACTAGGAGTCCAATAATATAATATGAGTTTTATATTTCCATGCTAGATGATATGATAATGACAAacatattttgtaaaaaaaatgtaGGGATATATTATTAGTAAGCACAACCTAGGTAAACCAATAATCAAGATGCACCGCTAGCCACTTCCTTATCCACAGCCTCATTTTTTTCtcgctcctccctcctccccaaCCTCTCCAACCTTGAGGACCCCGATGACCTCCTCACTAGGCTCGCCCCCACCCTCCACTTCCTTGACCTTTCCTTCGATTGCCTCCACAGCCCCTGCCTCTCTAGTCCAAGCGGTCGGCTCAAGGAATGAGCTTTGTAGAACGGCAAGCTACGCAGAGTAGATCGGCCATACTAGCCCAAAATTTAGAACAAATTCCaaataaaaaacagaaaaagagaTGCCGAAAGAAAACTAATTAGGAGGGAGAAAAGTacttaattaaaaaattgagcCACACAAAAAGGCACTCTTTCAGTCTTCACCAAAAAGGACAACTCTCacactctccttctctctcttttcacaTGCCACACTAATAGATACAACAAAGGTCCCTTTAAATAGAGTTCATATGGGCGGAATGTTTGATTACTACTCAAATTCAAAAGCTAACACCCACTAAAAGATAAaacttgataactactaaagatTAATGATAACTATTCTAGAAGAAATAACTAAGTAGAATAAAACTCTGAATGGAATCCTAAAGTcattaaaactaatgaccaaCTAAACAAGAATCCTAATAAGATTTGGACTTGGCAATAAATCTCAACACTCTCCCTCATTGCAAAGTCTATTAACATTGAATTTATCAATGTCGTGAAATGCCACAGCAGTTATTGCCAATATTATTGCAGTaacaataatatataataacttGTCAAACCAATAATTGAATAACTAATATTATTGCTAGCTCGCCCTTTTTGATGCATATATCGAAATCGACGATGTCCTCTAATACTTCTCTTCAGTATTAATTTTATAGTCATGATACCGAGATTATGTTGAGCATCTAGCTCATTCTAATAAACATCAAGTTATCGGTTACAATCACTGCTTACTCGAGCATTGGCCATTACTTGCACATATGTGAAATCAACAACAAAACTTTGGCTATGTTCATATACGTCCACTTGAGCATCTTCATGCAAAAAGTCTTCGAATAGCTCGAACTTTTAAGTAGCTTCAAAATCATTTAGTATACTAAAAACCTTGTCGAGTACCAAAGCATAACATGAATCATCTCTACTAAGCATATCTTCTTTCTGCTTGATCTCTAGAACTACTTCAAAATTAGTCAACTTTTCAACCTCATGGCTAACTAAATCTCTATAAGAAATATCCATATCTTGAATAGCTTGGACACAAACTCTTCTGTATTATTTGATTCAATACAGACCTTTAGGAACGAATCAACTATAGCATTCTTTAACTCTTTCCGAGCAACTTCAGAATCAACTAGTTCTATAATCATGATCTTTTTTAAACTTGATATGATATCCACCTAATTAAGCTCTTTCTACtctagattttcttttagaCCTGATTGATCCTCAAGTTGATTTTTTTGCTGATCAATTTTGCCATGCTTGGAGTCTTCCAAACTTGAACCAGTCTCCAACTGATCAAGCTTTTTCTGATTCAAATCTTAAAGTCTGTTATGATTTACATGAGCCAATCTAGCATACTAGTTAACAAGACAACTAGAATCCCAACTACTAGTTTTTTCTCTCCCCTATGCTCTAAAGTAAAGGATGTAATATTAGATTGTTTGAGCTTTACTCTGCAATCTTGAATTGTTGAGCCAAATTTTCCACACATATGATAATTCTCTTTgaatttataatttttcttctaattacaatttttattcatctcaaattctccaaatggcttttttttctaaattttcaaaTTTGTTATTTcacttcttatttttatttttactccCAGAAAATAAAACCTCTTCTTTTTGAGGGGATATGGTCTTTTTTGATGAAGACAACTTTTTGAGGGGATATAGTGAAACCACACATCTGAGTATTAAGTACTTCTTGGTTAACaactatattttttaattatgctAATACAAATTATTGAGCCCATCCAAGCATACAAGCACTATAATCCTTATTCAAACTACGAACTAACAGTATATGCCGTTTATTTTCATCATAACGAGACTTTGGATTAAGCATACTAAGCTCATCAAACAATctcttttctttaagaaaatatTAGGAGATTATAAGATTACTTTGTTTGAGAGCACCAATCTCGTTCTCCAAAAATTGAAACCGAGTCTCATTAGACTTCAAGTAGAGAGTTTCCAACTTTGATCTCCcacttttttttcacttttgtaTTGTCAGAAGTTTCTAGTGGCTTCACCGCATATATCTTGTTCACAATCTCCCATAAATCTTATCCGATCAAATAAGATTTGATTTAGGCCTTCTAATATACATAATTGGTCTTGTTCAATTTTTTGATCTTGATGCTAGAGATAGGACTAACTTCAACTATGATGAATCGCCGAGAAACACAACTcttattctcttctttttctcttttttctcacGCCACACTAAAAAGACACCAAAGATCCTTTTAATAGGGTTCATATAAATGACTTAAATTCAAAAATCAGAGTTcactaaaaaataaaacttgataattattaaaaaatagaaataattctttttaaaaaaactaaatagaataaaaattctaaagTTACTAAAATTAATAGCTAACTAAATAAGAATTCtagtaaaattaaaattaggGTTTGACGATAAATCTCAACAAGCTCTTGCggctttatctctctctttttctgagGCCTCCCGAGTTTCCTGTGAAGTCCTGCGAACCGCAGCTTTTTTGCTTCCCTCTCAGCTTGAAACACTaaattttcttcaaaatttgtTTGAAGGCTTTGGGACGTAGGAGATTGATGGGGACGAGGGAAGCGTACGAGGAGAAGCTCCGGACGGGCAATCTTTATCACGATCCCACCATGAACCCTGGCCTCGGCTCCCCCCGCTGCCCCCGTTGTCTCTCCCTCATAAACCCTAACGCGGTTCCCCCATTATCTTCGTTCTCGATTTAATttcgattttttttaataattaaattatagtcctttttcctttttctaatcaaaatcgAATATTGTTTACCTCTAACTTGTTACCTTGATAGGTATCGCGATCACGTTTCCTTCTATCGCGATATTGATTTATTTCCATGCAATTGTTCAGGAAAAACGGGAGTGGACGATCACTTCTTCGTTGCATGATGCGACTGCTGTGGTATGCGAATACTTCGTCACATACTTCTCTTAGAGATTTTACCCCTCTTCTCTGAACGCTTTTGCAGTACTGTTTTATTATAGTGACTGGTTGATGGCATTTGTTTATTTTGAGCTGGAGGTTTTATTTGAATAATGTGCTAATTGTTGGATAGGCTGGTTCGGTGGCTGGCGCAAGGCTTGGTGCTTTCCACGGATTGAATACGGGCAAGTATTAtaattttattgtttattttgGTTCATTCAGATCTCGTTGAGGCTATCTTTATGTGGGTTTTTCTGTGGGTTTGTAACAGGGATTCCATTTCTCCAAAAGCACGTGAAAGGACCCAAATGGCTGCATTTCTTTATTGGGGTAATAATTTACTGACATGTTATAAATGTTTTGTTGCTTGTCACATGAAATATGGAGTATGTTATGTGATTGTCTATATTTTCCATTAAACTATGGAAATTTATAAAATTTCTAGGGAGGCCCTATGCAATTGGaacattcatttgaagctcatttagttctgaaatttgaacaCACTGCAGCTGAGCTCTAAGTTATACTTTTCTGAAGCTTCTCAACTTTGGTTGTACACTTGTACTTGAGTCTCTCATTGCTCTTGTTGAATGCATTGAGTTATAGTTGCAAGTGTTGATGTTGTTTAATGAACTTTGTGTTGAATGCCTCCATTTTTTGAAGTGCATGACCTTCTTTGAAGTTGTATGCTACTATCTTGAATTCTATCTTCATGATATCTACGCActtatcttctccacatagATGCCAGCACTTCTTTTTAGGCCTTCTTTCTCCTGCTCCAACATGTTCtaaacttttgaattttccACTCGGCGGTCTTTGATCTATGTCCAGACCAAGGTTTGCCATTTTGGCACAAGATCCTATACCGGTAGCATGGTGATATAGTGTCAGCACGCTAGATATAGGGGTTGGTTTGACGTACTAAGACTCAGTATGCCCTCCGTACCAAATCTCTGTTCGTATTGGTACATGGGGTGGTACTCACTGGTACAACAAATACTGGTCCAGATATTGTAGTTAGTTGCATCCTTTGATTTGTCCTATACTAACGTTCATCTCATGGTGTGGTACTTTGTCTCACTGTTGCTCATCTCATTTTTCAGAATGCTCGAGGTGATAGCAAGCATAGCCTAAGGCTTATTGATGGCTAACTCTTGACGCTCTTGTTAGAGCTTGTTTTTACCATCATTCATGCCTTTTGTGAACCTTGCTAGTGTTTCTATCTAGGGTGCCTCTTAAAAAATATAGGTAGGGGTAGATGTGGACCTAGTTTTTGTTGAAATATATCTTGAGCCATTGCATTGGACTATTGAATCGCTTGAATGCTTAAACTAATCTAGTTAAATGGTGCCAACATCAAACTAGTTAGGAAAGAGGAGAGTTTTTGAACAAAACCTGTAAAGCCCCAAAATCCCACTCAACAAAGTGCTTGCCGAAATCTGCTGCAGTATTTGCTGAATTCCTAGCCTCCGTCGGTGAACTTCTAAGGAGGAGTAGTGTTTCTATAGCCAAATGTAgtatcatcatcctcttcaacTTCTCTTTTGGTTTAAGGTAGGTGTGGCAAACAATCAAAACAACTTGAGCTCATCTAGGACTCAACTTGTAAAAAGTTTAGTTCATGCTTGCTTTGAAGCTAAAGGAACCAAGCTTGAACCATCAATCGAGGCTGAAAATTAATTCCAAGCCAAACCAAAAATAGACCCGCTAAAATCAAGCTTGATTCAATTAGGCTTGAAAATATAtgtttttatataattatataagtTTAGATAGTGGCCATTTTATCTTAGACCCAACAGTCCATTGTATTAAGGATTGTTTCAAACTTgcatgtttattcaatttttgAATCCATTAAAGATTAATTTAGATTTGAACAAAGCTTGAATCAAGCTTTAATTCAGTCTTGGGCCGAGCTTGGTTCAAGCTTGAGTTGATTTCTCGCTCGATTTAGAATTTTCAAGCTGATtgtttagttttctttttgctCAGTTCAAAATTAAGCTTGAACCAAGGTCAAAATAGTGGTAAGCAATTTCAGCTTGATCTCAACTTTTAGGTTCAAAATCAATTACAAAGCAAGCCTGGTTAGATCCAAGCTCAATCAGGCTCGGCTTGATTACAACCCTAATTTAAGATGACAAAAGTAAAAGATAAGGTTGAGTATGTGACCACGTAATCCAGACGAGAATCCATATGGCATTTGGATCTAAGTTTTGATCCAAACTCGACCCATCCATCAACTAAAATAGGTTTGTGTAGGTAGGAAATGGGGATGGAGGAGATCTGGGTCCTATCATGATCTAGCTTCTTGGAGATTTGTTGTCAATGGCTTCCTTGGTTGGAGTGATACTTGGCCAATGATTGGATTTTGGTTGGAATCAGCCTATTATCCAAGGAATTGGAAGGAATGTGGAGAGTTTGATGCTTTGAGAATTGAGAAGCAAAGAAGTGATTTTATGAATCACATTTAGGATCTAAAGAAAAATTTGATCAATAGAATTGGGGACCCCATTCTTGAACTGATAATTCATGGCCCATCACCAATGAAGAAGGTTGTTTTCACAGTTCTAACTAGGTCCACAAAATCAAGACCCCTTTAAAAGGCTGTTGAAGTGCCATAAAGGTCTTCAATTCTTGTGCTTAAGCCAAGTGAAGCAGGGAAAAAATAATTGCTTCCTTTTCAATTTCATGGTGTGCCATGATCTATTTAAGGAGCTTAGTATGCATTATCTTCTTGTCCTTTCTTGCTCACTAGACATCTTCTAACACCTTTGTCAAGCTATCTGCTGACTTGTGCAGGCAGACCATGTGTTTTCTTTCTAATGCTTTTTGTACCtgctttaataaaaattagtgaTAATATTCTTTTATTGCTTATGTAAATCATTAGCtctcacatcaattttgaaagaatttgtttCTTCCCATTACAATATGGACCTCAACGTTGTGCTATGCCTTTGACTTAATTGTTGTCCTTCTAGGATTGTTCTTTTATTATGGTTGATCTTTCCTATTCTTTGGAGCTTCGTCTAAGGTTTTATTTTGCTAATGGTTCTTCAAATAATAAGTTGTTTTGTTTACTGCATGATCGCTTATTCTATCTTTCCCATTGTCTATGTGTTCTGAGCTAGTTTTGTTAGTTATCATTCACCTCATCCACTATGTGACCTCTTTTGCACGCTCCTGTAAGTTTCATGATGCTTACGTTGTCTTAAACCTTGATATTAGATGCTTCTTTTTCTGGTGACCTTGTAAATCAAGGTTTGGCCCTTGCCTTTCATATCTTCCTTAAAGCTTCTTTGCTCCTAAAGTAGTGAAGAGCAGTAGAGTATATTCTCCTTCACTGTAGTATAGAGGTTGAGTCTTGAATTCTTAAAATAGTTGTTTAACTTTGACTTAGTCAGTGGTCTCTTATTAGTCATTTCACTCCCACTAGTTCTACTCCTTCATAGTGCTAATCATTTTGCTGCAAACTTTAAGTTGAAGGCTTATTGCTAGTGGTTTGAGAATGCAACTCACTAAGTTAAATATCTTGCATGGAAATAAAGTTCAATACATATGACACTGTCACTTATGACCCTTGGGAGTCTACAGGAGTTTTAAGAGACTGCACAGGCAAAAGAGGGATTAGGATTGTAAGAACCTGCATGGGTGTGTTATTAGTTCCACATTGGGTGTGCATTTGGGAGGTCTTGGGTACTTAAGCAGCGCCAAGTGCCCTAATTAATAATCTTCTAGCTAGGCCACTTGGGTGACGTCTAGGGTTGTCCAAATGGTAATGGAGTTGACTCAACCCACAACCCAGGTGGCCGGAGGACACAAAAGCATTGGCTAACCACGAGCCAgttttggtgtttgtgattggaccCTCTTTTTGGCAACAACTTTGGGTCTTAAATAGGAGAGTTTATGAGGATCCAGGAGGGTGTTTGTTTAGTGCCACATTTGGTATGCATTGAGGAGGTTTTCAGTCCTTAAGTAAGGTCAAGGACCTTAATTAATGACCTTCTGCTAGCCTTTTTGGTTAAGATCTTGGGTTATTACAAGGATACCACTCAGATATTTGTAATATATATCCATGTTTGTATCCTTTTTCTTTGGTGGATACAAATAGGGAACTGGATATTAGTCAAATGCTAAAATTAATATCCTATCAAGATAAACTCAGAGAAACAAATCAGATTGGATGTCATCTGATCCATTTCATCCCTACTTTCAAGCATTATCTTCACAAGCAATGTTTCTGAAAACACTTCATTTTGACAtttcttctgcaaatttttgtttGCTTAGGGAACTCTTGCGTGCcaagaatattaaaatatttttctactaagtttttctttttcattagtTTCATTTTCGACTCTATGGATGCTGGGTGTACGCACTTGTGTAGGTGCGAACAGCTAGTTCTTATTTAAAAGTTGTATGTCTTTTTATACAGCCCCTAGCTGATCAGTGATTGGATAACTTAGTCATTAGTAGGCTGGCATCGTGCATGGTTTGCACGTTATCATGCTCTCATCTGTGTGGACCAAAAGATATGCAAAATTGCTTAAGGGTACGCCAAAAGGACACTAGGATATGCTAGAAAAGCATGTTCTTTCAGTATCTGATCTACCATTGTTGCTTTTAGTAGGAATTAAAACAATGTTTTTGTAGGATAAAAAAAGTACAAATAAGATATTTAAATGAAGAATAACACATTACAAGTTTCCCATGTTTTTATTACAAATAAATATCATTTATTTTGAGCCAAATTATTTTTTGGGTTGTGTggatattttataatttattgacATGCACATATGCATATTTTAGTTTTTTGCTGCTTGTAAGTTGTAGTACATGCCAATGTAAATTGACATAGGTTGGTGCAAAACTTGCACATGTATCATTCAACATCATTGTGGTGCGGACAATACAGAGTGGCACACTAGCACCTCTAGTCATTTGACTTATTGGCTGTTGATGCTGACCCAaaatgaaaaagtttcatccaaTTTGTGCATATGATGTAAATGGTCCTCATTGACGTCATCATGCATAGCATTTATGTTTTATTCATTCATTGGTTCATTTGTTCAACCAACTTGGACATAGGAGTCCTGTAAAATTGATCACGCATGTTGTTCTTTCAGGGGAAAGCggtgcatatatatgtatgtctcAAGCGATGAAGATATCTGTCAATATCCATGCCATAAATTCTTAACTAACTATGTTCATTCAGTTGTCTGACTATATTAACTagctatacatacatacatatgtatatctcAAGCGATGAAGATATCTGTCAATATCCATGCTATAAATTACTAACTGACTATATTAACTggctatatatacatacatacatatgtatatctcAAGCAATGAAGATATCTGTCACTATATACATAAATTATGAACTGACTATATTCAGTCCATATGTGTCATTTTATACCCCCTTCGATTTTAGTGGGCCTTTTCTTTGGTGCAAAGGAGAGCAACAGTTGAATCCAGGTTAATCATCCTTCATGAGATATCAACCACTTAAGAATTCTgcctataaattattaactgACTATATCATCCTCCAAGGTTGATCAACCACATACattaatacatacatacatacatatcaaTACCCATGCTATAAATTATTAGCTGACTATATTCAGTCCATATGTGTCATTTTATACCCCCTTTGATTTTAGTGGACCTTTTCTTTGTTGCAAAAGAGAACGACAAATGAGTCCAGGTTAAGCATCCTCCATGAGATAGCAACAATTATAAGaattcttcctatttccttcatTATATGTTTTGTTTCAAAATAAGCTTTAATATTAAGAATGTTAAGAACTAAAAACCAGTAGTGAAGTAAAATTGTCAATTTTTGCTTTGTTTCTGCAGTTACGTTGTTATAGTGTTGCATTAGGACATTATTGTAATGATATCCCCTTGTTATTGCAATAAGTTTATGGGTTTCAGCTCAAGTTACCTTGCTAAAAAGGGGGAGGGGCATTAAAAATCTATGTGCTGCTtaagaagaaaacaaattatGATACCTAGCTCTCCATCATAAACATACATAGTTTCTCGTTTGCTCCATTTGGCTCTccattcttgttttttttttttttcaaaattaatttttctttgccGAAACTAGATGGATCACGGCATAGATagagcatttatttttttatcttgtgCTTATTGTTGTCATGTGTTTGCCTGAAGATGGGTGGAGCATCACAATTCTGTGATTTATTTCTTGGCATACGGGTCCCTCTTTTGGCGGCTCACATGGGGAGAAAAGCTTTATTTAAATTATGCATAAGGACTAACATACCACCTTGTGGCTTCATTTAAGGGAACCATTTAGGTTATAACAAGCCCTAGGCTCATATAACTTAAATGAGTTAAGAATCACTCTCTAGATTAGAGATCaactctctcttttctccttcccATCTGGTGGAGCACTGCCTCATCTTCACCGCTTCTCTTCCATCGCCATGGTGTGGTGAGGATGCCCCACTCTTCCTCCACTACCATAAACACCTATAAATAGGTGTAAGGGAGCTTGGGTAATTTAGTTCTCATTGCATGCTCTATCCCTTCACAGAGAGAGCTTTCTGCAGGTGATCCAGCCAAGATTTTCAAGGCACCAAGGTCCTTCATCTTAGTTCTCTGAATCAAAGCCTTGGGTACTTC
It includes:
- the LOC103708637 gene encoding uncharacterized protein LOC103708637 — protein: MGTREAYEEKLRTGNLYHDPTMNPGLGSPRCPRCLSLINPNAEKREWTITSSLHDATAVAGSVAGARLGAFHGLNTGIPFLQKHVKGPKWLHFFIGLPPLLMFSVASAAFGAYAVPEFVQLTVRSSYAASSASHYGISQITRYVEAARSSHNLHDKPR